The DNA region AAACTGCATGCACTCCAAGAAAATAGTCTTCGATCTTGTAAGAGAGATCCCAAATATGCGTCCTCTTGATATTGGTCCTATTGAGACCTCAGGTATGGTGGAGTCACTGACACCTCTGGTGATAAACATTGCCATACGCAACAAGATGCATGATGTGGGCATTCGCTTTGTTTAAATAGGTCATAACAGGGGTTAGGTGTAAAAGTTGATGGTTTTTACCAGTGACTATATATCCTACTCCTGTCAATTATAGATTGGCTTCTGATAAGGGAAACTGAAAGATTCCGTCCGTCAAAATAATTGGATTTCAAGAAATATCCCCTCAAACAGGGATCTCCAGTTCCCTTCATTTACCTTATCCTTTTACAGACTAATTTTCAAAGGATCTATCCATTTTTATATCAAAGAAATATCCATTTTTACCAAAAACATGATATATGAAAGGTAGGTTTTAAACAATAATATCATATTATCTTTAAAGCAATTAGGCACAAATCAATCCATTGATGTGGGCGATTCAATGAATATTAATACCAAAGAAGATGTACTCAAGGCCATTGAGGCAAACAATGTTAAGTTTATCAGGTTGCAGTTCACGGACATTCAGGGTGTCGTGAAAGACGTTGAGATCCCGGTGACACAGGTAGAAAAAGCTCTTGGTTCGGGAATCTCCTTTGACGGCTCTTCTGTTGAAGGCTTTGTCCGTATCAATGAATCGGATATGGTCCTGAAACCCGATGTCTCCTCATTTGCAATACTTCCATGGAACCAGTCTAAGGGCGTTGTTGCAAGGATGGTGTGTGATGTCTATCTGCCTGATGGAACTCCCTTTGCAGGAGATCCCAGATATGTCCTCAAGAAAGTTATGAAAGAAGCTGAGGATATGGGCTTTACACTTAACGTAGGTCCTGAGCTTGAGTTCTTCCTCTTCGAGAAGGAGAATGGCAAAGCAACCACAATACCTCATGATTTCGGCAGGTACTTTGAGTTTGCACCTGCTGATCTTGCAGAGGATGTACGCCGTGATATCGTACTGACGCTCCTGGATCTTGGATTTGATATCGAGGCATCTCACCACGAGGTCGCTTTCGGTCAGCATGAGATCGATTTCAAGTATGGCGGTGCACTTTCCACTGCTGATGATGTAATGACCTTCAAGTATGTTACCCGTACTATTGCAAAGCTCAATGGATTACATGCAACCTTCATGCCAAAGCCTATCTTTGGTGAGAACGGTTCCGGTATGCACGTGAACATTTCCCTTTCAAAGAACGGGGAAAATGCGTTCTACGATCCTGAGGGTGACATGCAGATCAGCGACGAAGCACGCTACTTTATTGGCGGTCTGCTTAAACACGTAAAGGCTATTACAGCTATTTCCAATCCACTTGTAAACTCTTACAAACGTCTCGTACCTGGTTACGAGGCACCGGTATACATTGCATGGTCAGGCGCCAACAGAAGCTCTCTCATCCGTATCCCGGCTGCAAGAGGCAAGGGTACTCGTGTGGAGCTCAGGAGTCCTGACCCATCA from Methanococcoides methylutens includes:
- the glnA gene encoding type I glutamate--ammonia ligase is translated as MNINTKEDVLKAIEANNVKFIRLQFTDIQGVVKDVEIPVTQVEKALGSGISFDGSSVEGFVRINESDMVLKPDVSSFAILPWNQSKGVVARMVCDVYLPDGTPFAGDPRYVLKKVMKEAEDMGFTLNVGPELEFFLFEKENGKATTIPHDFGRYFEFAPADLAEDVRRDIVLTLLDLGFDIEASHHEVAFGQHEIDFKYGGALSTADDVMTFKYVTRTIAKLNGLHATFMPKPIFGENGSGMHVNISLSKNGENAFYDPEGDMQISDEARYFIGGLLKHVKAITAISNPLVNSYKRLVPGYEAPVYIAWSGANRSSLIRIPAARGKGTRVELRSPDPSCNPYITFAAILAAGLDGIRNKIDPGENREENIFELSDKGLQDLGIETLPPTIKDAANYLAEDDLLREALGEHVHENVLRLARADWDAYRIQVHDWEVERYLNTI